In the Anaerostipes caccae L1-92 genome, TCGTTGACCCTGCTCTTCGGAATCGCTTTGACGTAATAGTAATAATCCTCGTCCTCGAACTCCATCGTCTCCTGTCTGGAATAGTCAATGACAACTTTGAAAAACTGCATGATCATGACCGCCAGGATGCTTAATGCCGCGACAGCCAGTTCCCCTGCGATATCTACACGGTTGCCCGTAAAAAACCCTCCTACGAGGACAACGATTACATAGGCAATCCCTCCGATAAAAATCGAAAAGTACCATCCATAATCCACCTGCATTTTTCGAATGCCCACGACCAGTGCCGCTACAAATATAAAACAGAGGATATATACAATCAATTCCTTATTTTCTATAGTTCCCTGAAGCACAAAATTATACAGCTGACTTCCGAAGGAGCCGTTGTTTACCTGTACAACACCGCTTTGGACCGTCATAGCAAAAATATATAAGAATGTGCCCATGACGATGGCCGGAATCCCTGTAATGCCGATAAAAGAACCTACATAAAGCGGCACCACAGCAGGCAGATGAAAAAAGAAAAATACCGGTGTCATAAACAAAAGGTATCTCATCCCCGGAAACATTCTCTGATATAACAGATAGTAAATACCAAGTATTATGAAATATAAGATTCCAATCTCAACAGATACCATGGATAAATGAATGATGATGATCAGATTGCAAAGTAAAAATGTCATTGAAAATGGAAGAAACACACAGATTCCTGCCAGAATCAGGATACTGAACGGCTGATTCAACACTTTGGAATACCCAAACAGGGAGTTTATCACATAAAAGATAAACACTCCTCCGATAAATTTTCCCACCGGGCCGCAAACCTGCCAGTGGGAAGACAGGAAATTCAAAATTTTTTCTCTATAAATCAATAATTTTTCCATCTGCCAACTCCTCTGCATCCATATCTATCTTAGGACTGTTGTCCTCTTTTTCTTCCTCTTCGTAAACTTCAAGAAGCTTTTCAAGCTGTCTTTCATAAGCTTTGATTCGTACCATGGCCTCATTATAGCGCTTCTCTGCCCTTCTTCTGGTAGACTTTACATAGCAGAAAAAAAGAATCCCGAAACAAATCAGTATTAGTATTGCCGGAACAGCAATCGTTCCCTTTCTCATCATGGAAATCACATCCTCCATGCGGAAAATAACGATAATCCCTGTTAAAAGAAGCAGTGCAACCACTAAGGCCACGCCTACTTTCATCGTCTCCATTCTTACATAATCACCGCAGCTGTACCGGTTTATGCGTAAATCTCCGGTTCCCTCTTTTTTTTCATATTGGGCCAGGGACGTCATAATCTTTACTTTTTCTTCTGAAATCACAGGATGTACCCCTCCTTCTTAGCTGCATATCTGGGCATGGTGACATTATATCACAAAACAAGGTACAGACCAAGGAGTCTGTACCTCATAATTTACTCTTTTATTTACTTCTCTGCTGCGGCATACTCTGTCAGGGATACCGGGTCCTCCAGTACCTCTCTCTCAACTCTGAGTATTCTGTCCTCTCCGGACCGGACAGACCATTTTACGAGAGAAATCCGATTGTCTTCAATTTCAATACATGTAATACACCTGGGATGCACACAGCTTCCGGAATTAAAATAGGTTCCTTCTCCCGGTTTTGAAAACGCCGGCCGGTGCGTATGCCCGGCGATCAAAATCTTTTTTCTGCTGCTGCCGTAATCGGCCAGTCTTTTTTCGATCCGCTCTTTAGCCTTTCTCGGACGTCCGGCTCCGGTGGGATCTAAAAACCCGATCAATTCCATATATCTCCATACATATCTCACTAAAAACCTGGAAACCGGCCAAAGGGTATCGTTCAGAAAATCTCCCTGATGTCCGTGTACCATAAAAATTTCTTTTCCATCTTTTCTGTTTCGGAAAATCAGCCCCTCCCGGACAGAGATATCCGGAAAGAGAGACTGCACCTGATGGGCAGCATCGCAGTAATAACATCCGCAGTGCCTTTGCATATAGCTTTTATTCCGTTTCACGATGTCATGGTTTCCATATACCATATAAAGCCGTTTCTCTTCGTAGAATCTCGACATCATCCAGAAAATGTCATCATGAACCTCTACGATTGTCTTTAATTTTCTGTTTTCCCACAGCTCGTCACCGTCTCCAAGCTCAACATAGGTAAAACCTTTCTGAAAATAATACTCCAGTGCGCCAAAACACACTGCCTGGTTAGCCAGAAAATTATCTCCTGCATTTCCCTGTCCTCTGTGGCAGTCACTCATAACTACCAGTTTTGTGCCGGAATCAAATGGTATAACTGGAACATGTTTATATACCTGATCCAATTTCCGCTCTACTGCCCGGCAGTTCATTCTTCTCTGTGCTTTCCGCAATGATGACAGGAATCTGACGGCCGGCAGCAGCAGTCATTGGAATCACACTGCCGTCTCGGCGGACAGGATCGGCACGGATGGCATGGGGGTTCCGATGGACATGGCGGATGCGGTGGACACGGCGGTTTCGGTGGACACGGCGGCTCTGGCGGACACGGCGGTTTCGGTGGACACGGCGGCTCTGGCGGACACGGCGGCTCTGGCGGACACGGCGGTTTCGGTGGACACGGCGGCTTTGGCGGATGCGGCGGTCTTGGCTCGGGCCGCTTTCCCGTCAGCCAGTCTTTGATCCATCCAAATGCTTCATAAATTCCTTTTGCGTAAAGAGAATCCACAAAGATTGTATAGAGCTCCGGCATGACAGCCTTTATATATTCAATCTTATCAAGTGTATTTGGATATTTTTCTGTGGTAAATTCATACAGCCTGCAGTTATTTTTATTGGTTTTCTGTACAACAGCTTCCTGAATGCCGTCTCTGGCTTCCGGCTGCACTGAATGAGGTTCCGTATAATGGATATTCACAGTATTCCTGCGCACCGAAAATTCTCTTCTTCTATAACCAAGTTTCTTCAAACTATCTATAAAAGAATCCCTCATTTCACGGTTTGGAAACGTGATGGATGCGTCCATAGTAAGAGTATCCGTCTCTGAAAACTCACCGAGTTTAAAGCCGGTCAGCCACCAGTGGACCGCCCTGCGGCGCAGAAGAACTTTTCCGTTTTTCCTCAATACATAAGATAACGGAAGTCTCTCATCATCCCGTATATTTTCATAGAAAGTTCCTTTGAATTTTTCGTGATCGATATCCTCCCGTTTTGTGTTGTAGATACCGATCTCTCCTCCTGTTGTTATTCCATACTGTCCCTTCCACAGTTCGATCAGCCATCTCTTTCCTCCATAGGAGAATTCAACAGGCTCACAGTCCATGATCATATTAAACATCGGCGCTGCTTCATCATAAAGCCGGCAGTATCCGACCTCACGCTGCCAGCAGTCCATCAGTGAATAAAAGTAGTCACCGTTTATTTCATATGCAAACCCGGCATCTTTCAGGTCGGCATTTAATTCCATTTGCTGGCGCTGTATATCCGCAGTCGGACGGAAACGGCGGCTTCTGATACGCCATATGATCAGGGCAATCAGCACAGCCGCTGCTACAACAGCCAGGATAATGATAATAGATGTTGCTAACACAATATTTCTTCCTTTATTTATCTTCGTAATACATTTTATTCCACATCTCCTTTTTTCGTTACTTTTTGACTTTGACTAAAAATTCTTTCAATTTCTATTTCTTGACCATAACAGAAAAGGACACCTCTCTAACATATTTTTTAGAAAAGTGTCCTTGTAGTACTATATATTTATCTGTACTAAGATCGGGTTTATTTTAAAAAGCTTTAAGATTTAATACAGCTTTGCTCCCGCCGGAATCCGGTCATCCACCATCAGCAGATTTAATCCCTCTCTTCCGCCTTCCTCGTGTACTGCTGAAATCAGCATACCCTCAGAATCAATGCCCATCATCTTTCTCGGGGGCAGATTTACGATTGCGACTGCAGTCTTTCCAATCAGTTCTTCCGGTTCATAATACTCGTGAATACCGCTTAAAATCGTGCGTTTCCGGTCTGTTCCGTCATTCAGAGTAAACTTCAGAAGCTTCTTGCTCTTCGGAACTTCCTCACATGCCTCGATCTTCACGGCACGGAAATCGGACTTGCTGAACGTGTCAAAGTCAATCATTTGTTCAAAAAGCGGCTCGATTTTTACATTGGAAAAATCAACTTTCTCAGCCGTTTTTTTCTCTGCTGCTGCAGCTTTTTCCGCCTTTGCCCCGCCCTTCTTGGCATCCAGTGACTTCATCGTCGGGAATAACAGCACATCCCTGATCGCTGATGAGTCTGTCAGCAGCATGACCATTCGATCGATTCCAAAGCCAATGCCTCCTGTCGGCGGCATACCGATCTCTAACGCATTCAGAAAATCTTCGTCTGTGGAATTTGCTTCTTCGTCACCCTGGGCAAGCAGTTCTTCCTGTGCCTTAAACCGTTCTCTCTGATCGATGGGATCATTAAGCTCAGAGTAGGCATTTGCCATTTCCCATCCGTTCATGAAAAACTCAAACCGTTCCA is a window encoding:
- a CDS encoding metallophosphoesterase family protein, producing MNCRAVERKLDQVYKHVPVIPFDSGTKLVVMSDCHRGQGNAGDNFLANQAVCFGALEYYFQKGFTYVELGDGDELWENRKLKTIVEVHDDIFWMMSRFYEEKRLYMVYGNHDIVKRNKSYMQRHCGCYYCDAAHQVQSLFPDISVREGLIFRNRKDGKEIFMVHGHQGDFLNDTLWPVSRFLVRYVWRYMELIGFLDPTGAGRPRKAKERIEKRLADYGSSRKKILIAGHTHRPAFSKPGEGTYFNSGSCVHPRCITCIEIEDNRISLVKWSVRSGEDRILRVEREVLEDPVSLTEYAAAEK
- a CDS encoding DUF4474 domain-containing protein, which translates into the protein MLATSIIIILAVVAAAVLIALIIWRIRSRRFRPTADIQRQQMELNADLKDAGFAYEINGDYFYSLMDCWQREVGYCRLYDEAAPMFNMIMDCEPVEFSYGGKRWLIELWKGQYGITTGGEIGIYNTKREDIDHEKFKGTFYENIRDDERLPLSYVLRKNGKVLLRRRAVHWWLTGFKLGEFSETDTLTMDASITFPNREMRDSFIDSLKKLGYRRREFSVRRNTVNIHYTEPHSVQPEARDGIQEAVVQKTNKNNCRLYEFTTEKYPNTLDKIEYIKAVMPELYTIFVDSLYAKGIYEAFGWIKDWLTGKRPEPRPPHPPKPPCPPKPPCPPEPPCPPEPPCPPKPPCPPEPPCPPKPPCPPHPPCPSEPPCHPCRSCPPRRQCDSNDCCCRPSDSCHHCGKHREE